In Maledivibacter sp., the sequence GTCCTTTTGGTTGGAGAAGAGTCTGCCATAGCACTGGGAGTAAACGTAGTAAAAATAAGAAAGATATATTTAATTCTAAGTGCTTTAGTGACGGGAGTAGCTGTATCTGTATCCGGGACTATTGGCTTTGTAGGACTCATTATTCCCCATTGTATAAGAATGATATTTGGCTCTGATCACAGAAAAGTAGTCCCCATTTCTATTTTATGTGGGAGTATTTTTCTTATATGGTGCGATGTCGCTGCTAGAATGGTTCTAGGAGATGTAGAAGTTCCTATTGGTGTCATAACAGGTATGATAGGCGGGCCATTCTTCATCTATATGATGCTTACAAAGAGTTATGGTTTTGGAGGTGATTAAAGATGAAGATAACAGTAAAGGATGTTACGGTTAAGATAGGTACCAAAACTATCATAGAAAAAATATGTGCCAATATAAGTGATAATGAGTTTGTGGGCATAGTAGGGCCTAACGGTAGTGGGAAATCTACATTATTAAAATCTATATACAGAGTTATTAAACCCAATGCAGGTTTTATCACTCTAGATGATGTCAAACTAGATGAAATGAGTCTAAAGCAATCCGCAAAAAAACTAGGGGTTATGACTCAAATGAGTAACTTTAGCTTTGATTTTACAGTTAAGGAAGTAGTTATGATGGGGAGAACACCCCATAAGAAACTGCTAGAGCAAGATGATGATAAGGACTATAAAATAGTAGATGATGCTATGGAGAAAGTAGGTATGCAAAAATATGTGGGTAGAAAATTTAATACTTTATCCGGGGGAGAAAAGCAAAGAGTTCTTATTGCTAGGGCTATTGCTTCCCAGCCTAAAGCATTAATACTTGATGAACCAACTAATCATCTTGACATTCATTATCAAATAAGCCTATTGGATGTAGTAAAAAAGCTTGA encodes:
- a CDS encoding ABC transporter ATP-binding protein; this encodes MKITVKDVTVKIGTKTIIEKICANISDNEFVGIVGPNGSGKSTLLKSIYRVIKPNAGFITLDDVKLDEMSLKQSAKKLGVMTQMSNFSFDFTVKEVVMMGRTPHKKLLEQDDDKDYKIVDDAMEKVGMQKYVGRKFNTLSGGEKQRVLIARAIASQPKALILDEPTNHLDIHYQISLLDVVKKLDIEVFSAMHDLNLTSTYCDKVYVMNKGRIVAYGSPKEVFTNNLLKEVFKVNAIIEENCKTGKPNIIFTGV